In a genomic window of Mucilaginibacter sp. KACC 22063:
- a CDS encoding sensor histidine kinase, with the protein MKKGWQIFWHVVFWVAMIAFFMFMWYNNGRMGFKAALVLFVLYGSINIVLFYTNYLVLIPYYLDTKKYKTYALMVLIAIGLFGIIKLGVAILFKSYVLERMKGHVVGYGDYFVSTVFVSLIFIFLSIVLQFSVDWFLNERVQRDLENQRLTAELSFLKSQINPHFLFNSLNTIYSLAYQRSETTPEAVLKLSEIMRYMLYECNDNKVDLDKELKYLQNYIDLQKIRFGNKAFVEYTVNGTVDHQRIVPLLLISFVENAFKHGVANDPDHPIVLTLNVTPDHLDFYVNNKKHQHNRDAAGGIGLNNVQRRLKLLYPGKYDLKIQNGEDSYSCELSLVL; encoded by the coding sequence ATGAAAAAAGGCTGGCAGATTTTCTGGCATGTGGTGTTTTGGGTGGCTATGATCGCCTTTTTTATGTTCATGTGGTACAATAATGGCCGCATGGGTTTTAAAGCCGCGCTTGTTTTGTTTGTGCTTTATGGCAGTATTAACATCGTATTGTTTTATACCAATTACCTTGTACTTATTCCCTATTATCTCGATACCAAAAAGTATAAAACCTATGCTTTAATGGTGCTGATAGCCATTGGGTTATTCGGGATTATTAAATTAGGTGTGGCCATACTATTTAAGTCATACGTGCTTGAACGCATGAAGGGGCATGTGGTTGGCTACGGCGATTACTTTGTTAGTACCGTATTTGTAAGCCTGATCTTTATATTTTTAAGTATTGTATTACAGTTTTCGGTCGACTGGTTTTTGAATGAACGTGTACAGCGCGACCTGGAAAATCAGCGGCTTACCGCTGAATTGTCATTTCTGAAATCGCAGATCAATCCCCATTTTTTATTCAATTCGCTTAATACCATTTATTCACTGGCCTACCAACGGAGCGAAACTACGCCCGAAGCTGTATTAAAGCTTTCGGAAATTATGCGTTACATGCTGTATGAGTGTAATGATAACAAGGTAGATTTAGATAAGGAGTTAAAGTACCTACAAAATTACATCGACCTTCAAAAAATACGTTTCGGCAATAAGGCCTTTGTTGAATATACTGTTAATGGCACGGTAGACCATCAGCGCATTGTGCCGTTGTTGTTGATTTCATTTGTTGAAAATGCTTTCAAACATGGCGTTGCCAATGACCCCGATCATCCTATTGTGCTTACCTTAAATGTAACGCCAGATCATCTGGACTTTTATGTAAACAATAAAAAGCATCAGCATAACCGTGATGCTGCCGGGGGCATTGGTTTAAACAATGTACAACGGCGTTTAAA